The following coding sequences lie in one Zingiber officinale cultivar Zhangliang chromosome 2B, Zo_v1.1, whole genome shotgun sequence genomic window:
- the LOC122049524 gene encoding methylmalonate-semialdehyde dehydrogenase [acylating], mitochondrial-like yields MLRSSLHRASDARAWRRLAASIGVLHLSTAAQASATHGAHPPRVRNLIGGAFVESQSKDWIDVVNPATQEVVYRVPITTDEEFKAAVNVAKGAFPHWRNTPVTSRQRIMLKLQELIRRDMDKLAFNITTEQGRTLKDALMFFVV; encoded by the exons ATGCTTCGTTCTTCGCTTCACCGGG CCTCCGACGCCCGGGCATGGCGACGCCTGGCCGCCTCCATCGGTGTCCTTCACCTCTCCACTGCCGCACAAGCATCGGCGACCCACGGCGCGCATCCT CCGAGGGTCCGGAATCTCATCGGCGGAGCGTTTGTGGAGTCCCAATCCAAAGATTGGATTGATGTTGTCAACCCT GCAACACAAGAAGTAGTTTATAGGGTTCCAATAACTACCGATGAAGAGTTCAAAGCAGCAGTGAATGTAGCCAAAGGGGCTTTTCCACATTGGAGAAATACACCAGTAACTTCTCGGCAGCGGATCATGCTGAAGCTTCAGGAGCTTATCCGAAGAGATATG GATAAACTTGCCTTCAATATCACAACTGAACAGGGGAGGACTCTGAAAGATGCTCTGATGTTTTTCGTGGTCTAG